A region from the Acyrthosiphon pisum isolate AL4f chromosome A1, pea_aphid_22Mar2018_4r6ur, whole genome shotgun sequence genome encodes:
- the LOC107884639 gene encoding uncharacterized protein LOC107884639, translating into MKSLIVNKYIASTSEISKKITVLYAIQWLDSAVKLVKRETIKTCFSKTRYFTYDDTNFTNEIGKMDEHVKESIMEMCSIIVYLKTMETMTKKRYSMNKSYR; encoded by the exons ATGAAGTCTTTGATTGTGAACAAATATATAGCTAGTACTTCggaaatttcgaaaaaaataacaGTGCTCTACGCAATACAATGGTTGGATAGCGCTGTAAAATTAGTTAAGCgagaaacaattaaaacatgTTTCTCTAAAACTAGATATTTTACTTATGATGatacaaattttacaaatgAAATAGGAAAAATGGACGAACACGTCAAAGAAAGCATTATGGAAATGTGCTCAATTATAG tttatcTGAAGACGATGGAGACGATGACAAAGAAGAGGTATTCCATGAATAAGTCATAtcgataa
- the LOC100160380 gene encoding UDP-glucuronosyltransferase 2B10: MKYVGLLLVAVLGALSATDGANILGVFPINGRSHWVVYESLMKALAARGHNVTVITAFPQKSPLANYTDIDVSGTLPSAVNTVGIDMVLKYLASVFANQWFIADHQMNICRKTQKLPQVQALLQSDIKFDAVFTEIFGADCDVGYAYHFKAPLLSIMSSSHLPWSYDRVGGPDNPSYIPTIVTRAAGKMNFKERMINTLYYIYFKMAWKYYSEWPANELLKENFGPDTPHINEIVYNTSMVFVNGHFSLDGPRPLVPNMVEIGGIHVKSPRPIPKDILKFIEDSPNGVMFFTFGSLIRISSLPPSVLQMFKDVFAKLPIRVLWKYEEEMSDKPDNVYISKWMPQRDILSHPKVRLFMTHGGLLGIIEAVHSGVPVVGIPFFFDQPRNILKLVQQGSGIILDYESLTKDILYNAITTIVNNNSYAINANKLAKRFKDRPLNATETAVYWTEYVIRHKGARHLRTAAVGMPWWKYYLVDVIGFILLIIFVVLYLIYFVLKTIYKKLFKKTVPPKKKEKKN, translated from the exons ATGAAGTACGTCGGGCTGCTCTTGGTGGCCGTCCTGGGCGCGCTGTCCGCCACCGACGGTGCCAACATCCTCGGCGTGTTCCCCATCAACGGCCGCAGCCACTGGGTGGTGTACGAGAGCCTGATGAAGGCCCTGGCGGCGCGCGGCCACAACGTGACGGTGATCACGGCTTTCCCGCAGAAATCGCCGCTGGCCAACTACACGGACATCGACGTGTCTGGGACGTTGCCGTCTGCGGTGAACACGGTCGGTATCGATATGGTGCTCAAATACCTGGCCAGCGTGTTCGCTAACCAATGGTTCATCGCTGACCATCAAATGAACATCTGTCGGAAGACACAGAAGCTGCCCCAGGTGCAAGCGCTACTCCAAAGCGACATCAAGTTCGATGCG gttttcaCAGAAATATTTGGAGCTGATTGTGATGTTGGATATGCTTACCATTTCAAAGCACCCCTATTGTCCATTATGTCCAGCTCACATCTGCCTTGGAGCTACGACCGTGTGGGTGGCCCAGACAACCCGTCGTACATACCAACGATCGTAACGAGAGCCGCTGGAAAGATGAACTTTAAAGAACGTATGATCAACACTTTGTactatatatactttaaaatggCGTGGAAGTATTACAGTGAGTGGCCAGCAAATGAACTGTTGAAAGAGAACTTTGGACCGGACACACCTCACATCAACGAAATAGTTTACAACACTTCTATGGTGTTTGTCAACGGCCACTTTTCATTGGACGGACCACGGCCTCTAGTTCCCAACATGGTGGAGATTGGTGGAATACATGTTAAATCCCCCAGGCCCATACCCAAG GATATATTGAAGTTCATCGAAGACTCACCGAATGGAGTTATGTTTTTCACGTTTGGGTCTCTTATTCGTATTTCTTCACTACCACCAAGTGTATTGCAAATGTTTAAGGATGTATTCGCAAAATTACCCATTAGAGTCTTGTGGAAATACGAAGAAGAAATGTCAGACAAACCTGATAACGTGTACATAAGCAAATGGATGCCTCAAAGAGACATTTTGA gtcATCCAAAAGTACGACTGTTTATGACCCACGGTGGATTGTTAGGGATCATAGAAGCTGTACATTCGGGCGTACCTGTCGTAGGCATTCCATTTTTCTTCGATCAAcctagaaatatattaaaactggTACAACAAGGTTCGGGTATTATATTGGACTATGAATCTCTGACGAAAGATATTCTATACAACGCTATCACAACAATAGTTAACAATAACAG TTACGCAATAAATGCGAACAAACTAGCAAAACGGTTCAAAGACAGACCATTGAACGCAACGGAAACTGCCGTCTACTGGACGGAGTACGTAATAAGACACAAGGGGGCGAGACACCTGAGAACCGCGGCCGTTGGAATGCCTTGGTGGAAGTATTACTTAGTAGACGTCATCGGTTTTATCTtgctaataatttttgttgtattgtATCTAATTTACTTTGTGCTAAAAACTATCTACAAGAAATTATTCAAAAAGACCGTACCACCCAAAAAGAAggaaaagaaaaattga